The following are from one region of the Mauremys reevesii isolate NIE-2019 linkage group 2, ASM1616193v1, whole genome shotgun sequence genome:
- the TIMM21 gene encoding mitochondrial import inner membrane translocase subunit Tim21 → MFAASFMRVIQCSEKLQGSPGKWLLAPHGKVFLRTWRCFRWGQEFAHRESVLRPRMFFQVAKQNIWTQEGPLRAGNESKQASVQRSQKGGAPVSAAQKVKEAGWDFTYLIVVLVGIGVTGGLFYVIFKELLSSSSLSKIYDDALEKCRSHPEVIGAFGDPIKGYGEPTRQGRPQLVSEIEYVKNGLKYMCLTFYIEGSERGKQGTVHVEVKENPESRRYEYRYIFVEVEPYPGRTIVIEDNR, encoded by the exons ATGTTTGCTGCTTCGTTTATGCGAGTTATTCAGTGCAGCGAGAAGTTACAAGGCTCGCCAGGAAAGTGGTTGCTTGCACCCCATGGGAAGGTGTTCCTAAGGACTTGGCGGTGTTTTAGGTGGGGGCAGGAATTTGCCCACAGAGAATCTGTGTTGCGTCCTCGTATGTTTTTCCAAGTTGCTAAACAAAATATCTGGACCCAGGAGGGGCCGCTGAGAGCTGGGAATGAAAGTAAACAAGCGTCTGTACAAAGAAGTCAAAAAGGAGGAGCACCCGTGTCGGCTGCTCAGAAAG TGAAAGAAGCTGGATGGGATTTTACCTACTTAATAGTGGTGCTCGTTGGGATTGGTGTTACAG GTGGTTTGTTCTATGTGATTTTTAAAGAACTATTATCTTCCTCCAGTCTCAGTAAGATCTATGACGATGCCTTGGAGAAATGCAGATCTCACCCAGAG GTAATAGGTGCTTTTGGAGACCCCATTAAAGGTTATGGTGAGCCAACGCGACAAGGAAGACCACAGCTTGTCAG TGAGATTGAGTATGTAAAAAATGGGTTGAAATACATGTGCTTGACGTTCTACATTGAGGGCTCAGAACGAGGAAAGCAAGGGACAGTCCATGTGGAAGTGAAAGAG AATCCTGAAAGCAGAAGATATGAGTACCGTTACATATTTGTGGAAGTTGAGCCTTACCCTGGAAGAACCATTGTAATTGAAGATAATAGATAG